Proteins from a single region of Sphingomonas morindae:
- a CDS encoding helix-turn-helix domain-containing protein — translation MMTQVAVQQDDDDGERRQLGERLREARKYLGLKQEEVATYLKIPRTALTDIENGQRRVEALELTRLAKLYRQPAAFFTGEDDAAALPVDVAHLARRAAALSLQDRDELGRFADYLRTRAQAPRG, via the coding sequence ATGATGACCCAGGTCGCAGTCCAGCAGGACGATGACGATGGGGAGCGCCGCCAACTAGGTGAGCGCTTGCGCGAAGCCCGCAAATATCTCGGCCTGAAGCAGGAAGAGGTTGCGACCTATCTCAAAATACCGCGCACCGCGCTCACCGATATCGAGAATGGTCAAAGACGGGTCGAAGCGCTTGAATTGACACGGCTGGCAAAGCTCTATCGCCAGCCAGCGGCGTTCTTCACCGGGGAGGACGATGCGGCGGCCTTGCCGGTCGATGTCGCGCACCTCGCTCGCCGTGCCGCTGCGTTGTCGCTCCAGGATCGGGACGAACTCGGTCGCTTCGCCGATTATCTGCGAACGCGCGCGCAAGCGCCGCGGGGCTGA
- a CDS encoding ImmA/IrrE family metallo-endopeptidase yields the protein MAAARLHQSLDVRAMIEANGGAVDVFGAIEMLDLPLLLRPLQGLLGAYLSDPAPGVLVTTQRPMAIQRFTAAHELGHFAMKHQPSLDDESILRRMPMAGLPAEDFQEVEADAFAVGFMMPRWLIQWHAARQGWTVDDFRRPNRVYQLALRLGASYEATCWTLVRHRMISAALARELQQTQPREMKVALLGDYHPQDYRGDVWLLTERDAGTRIDGSRNDLFVLRLKEHSGGGYLWNIDQLAASGFAIVRDGTEAVDGDGIGGPVIRRVTAAPEEGGRGSLQLDERRPWEPDPPLSRLQLDFDLTGPEEEGLSRAERRRLLEAA from the coding sequence ATGGCCGCCGCACGTCTTCATCAGAGCCTCGACGTGCGTGCCATGATCGAGGCGAATGGCGGCGCAGTCGATGTGTTCGGCGCCATTGAAATGCTCGATCTGCCGCTCCTCCTGCGTCCTCTCCAAGGGCTGCTGGGAGCCTATCTCAGCGATCCCGCACCAGGCGTTCTCGTCACGACGCAGCGGCCGATGGCGATCCAGCGCTTCACCGCCGCGCATGAGCTTGGCCACTTTGCCATGAAGCACCAGCCGAGCCTCGATGATGAAAGCATCCTGCGGCGTATGCCGATGGCAGGGCTGCCCGCCGAAGACTTCCAGGAAGTCGAAGCCGACGCCTTTGCAGTGGGGTTTATGATGCCGCGCTGGCTGATCCAGTGGCATGCTGCCCGACAGGGCTGGACCGTGGACGATTTTCGACGACCGAACCGCGTGTACCAACTCGCTCTGCGTCTCGGCGCCAGCTACGAGGCGACTTGCTGGACGCTCGTCCGCCACAGGATGATCTCAGCGGCGCTGGCCCGCGAGCTGCAACAGACGCAGCCGCGCGAAATGAAGGTCGCGCTGCTGGGGGACTATCACCCGCAAGATTATCGAGGTGATGTCTGGCTTTTGACGGAGCGTGATGCGGGCACCCGGATCGACGGCAGTCGCAACGACCTGTTCGTTCTGCGCCTTAAAGAGCATAGCGGCGGCGGCTATCTTTGGAATATCGACCAACTGGCGGCGAGTGGCTTCGCGATCGTTCGCGACGGGACTGAAGCCGTCGATGGGGATGGCATCGGCGGTCCGGTCATCCGCCGTGTGACCGCGGCGCCTGAGGAAGGCGGTCGTGGGTCGTTGCAGCTCGACGAGCGACGGCCGTGGGAGCCTGATCCTCCGCTGTCCCGGTTGCAGCTCGACTTCGACCTGACCGGACCGGAGGAGGAAGGTCTCTCTCGTGCCGAGCGGCGGAGGCTGCTCGAAGCCGCATGA
- a CDS encoding C1 family peptidase, with protein MTAVTILTDLRPELGVARNQGPRPTCLAFAASDAHAAVRPGWTPLSCEFVFYYAQRRAGRTPDSGATLSAMLATVREEGQPEETGWPYLPATPTDPGLWSPPAEVGPRFGRAGAPHGLAVDAIIGEIDAKRPVILLMMLSRSFYMPTPEGVIQPASGEAPEPARRHAVVAVGHGTIEGERAILVRNSWGPNWGIAGHGWLTEGFVMPRLFAAALLTEDVDVSARSLAA; from the coding sequence ATGACCGCAGTCACCATTCTTACGGACTTGCGGCCAGAGCTGGGAGTGGCCCGCAATCAGGGTCCACGCCCAACCTGTCTCGCCTTTGCAGCCAGCGATGCTCATGCCGCGGTGCGGCCAGGGTGGACACCGCTGTCGTGCGAGTTCGTCTTCTACTACGCGCAGCGACGTGCTGGGCGGACACCAGACAGCGGCGCTACACTCTCGGCGATGCTCGCGACGGTGCGAGAGGAAGGGCAGCCGGAAGAGACGGGTTGGCCATACCTGCCGGCTACCCCGACCGATCCGGGGCTCTGGTCGCCTCCTGCGGAAGTCGGTCCGAGGTTCGGGCGAGCCGGTGCGCCACACGGTTTGGCCGTTGATGCGATCATCGGCGAGATCGATGCGAAGCGCCCCGTCATCCTGCTGATGATGCTGTCGCGCTCCTTCTACATGCCGACGCCGGAAGGCGTCATTCAGCCGGCGTCGGGTGAAGCGCCGGAGCCGGCTCGGCGGCACGCCGTGGTCGCAGTCGGTCACGGTACAATCGAAGGCGAGCGTGCGATCCTGGTCCGCAACAGTTGGGGACCAAACTGGGGAATCGCCGGACACGGCTGGTTGACCGAAGGGTTCGTCATGCCGCGCCTGTTCGCGGCAGCGTTGCTTACGGAGGATGTCGATGTATCTGCCCGTTCCCTCGCAGCCTGA
- a CDS encoding uracil-DNA glycosylase, which translates to MKTPRTFADALADTTLTSVFNPYSDHCALHDRDDGARVRKRNLVHCLEAAIDAQVDTIWIARDLGYRGGRRTGVPLTDEVHLTSASTLLGGIPLDRATHGPVVAERTAAVVWRVLSQVAAPVVLWNIFPLHPHEPDDPLSNRCHTRAERNATWPFLTALIAMIAPRRIVAIGRDAGIALAGIDIPVMTVRHPSYGGQSEFIAGVHAIYGLEEEDAAPQLSLLTAHAAMGATA; encoded by the coding sequence GTGAAGACGCCCCGTACCTTTGCCGACGCCCTTGCCGACACGACGCTCACGTCGGTGTTCAATCCCTATAGTGATCACTGCGCGCTGCATGATCGTGACGACGGTGCGCGTGTCCGTAAGCGCAACCTCGTTCACTGCCTCGAAGCCGCGATCGATGCACAGGTTGACACCATCTGGATCGCGCGAGATCTCGGCTATCGGGGCGGACGGCGGACCGGCGTACCGCTGACCGACGAGGTTCACCTCACCTCCGCCAGCACCCTTCTCGGCGGAATTCCGCTCGACCGCGCCACACACGGTCCAGTCGTTGCCGAGCGCACTGCCGCCGTTGTCTGGCGCGTTCTCTCGCAAGTCGCGGCGCCCGTCGTCCTCTGGAACATTTTTCCGTTGCACCCGCACGAGCCGGACGACCCGCTGTCCAACCGCTGTCATACCCGCGCCGAGCGCAACGCGACCTGGCCGTTCCTAACCGCACTCATCGCAATGATCGCACCTCGTCGGATCGTGGCGATCGGGCGCGATGCAGGTATTGCGCTCGCCGGCATAGACATCCCGGTCATGACGGTCCGACATCCGAGCTATGGGGGACAATCAGAGTTCATCGCCGGCGTCCACGCCATCTACGGCCTGGAGGAAGAGGATGCTGCTCCGCAACTATCCTTGCTGACAGCTCATGCCGCTATGGGTGCCACTGCCTGA
- a CDS encoding nucleoside triphosphate pyrophosphohydrolase family protein has protein sequence MDQETFVPLSIADYAAQAALTDQRSDGGSLAFPLLGLFGETGSLLSEVKKKQRDRASYRGYAGAVVEELGDVLWYMAAVTSRAGAPLPEVFAEAAPSIDASVAITLAALQPAVMTRAGEPTAAFERTLLKLAGEVGLLVTELQEQGSARRDSLPRNQLVAVAKTLIQAANEAGVTLEAAAVKNLAKIADRWPRERRYPEPLDTNAEPEERLPRKLIVEIFERQVRGRTFVFQRCNGINIGDRLTDNAMTADDYRFHDAFHYAYVAVLGWSPVIRALFRLKRKSAPKVDEAQDGARATLIEEGITTWIFGQAIELDLFAGMKPGDLPFDLLKHVRQFVTGYEAERCPLWLWEEAILQGYAAFRFLREHRRGRLILDLDKHQMTIEPLS, from the coding sequence TTGGATCAAGAAACGTTCGTACCGCTTTCCATCGCCGATTACGCCGCGCAGGCCGCTCTCACTGATCAGCGCAGTGATGGCGGCTCCCTGGCCTTTCCGCTGCTCGGCCTGTTCGGCGAGACGGGTAGTCTCCTCAGCGAGGTCAAGAAAAAGCAACGTGATCGCGCCTCTTACCGCGGCTACGCGGGCGCTGTCGTCGAGGAGCTTGGTGACGTTCTCTGGTACATGGCGGCAGTGACGTCCCGTGCCGGCGCGCCCTTGCCGGAGGTCTTCGCGGAGGCTGCGCCCAGCATTGACGCGAGCGTCGCCATCACGCTGGCTGCGTTGCAACCTGCGGTGATGACCCGAGCTGGTGAACCGACCGCCGCGTTCGAGCGCACGTTGCTGAAGCTTGCAGGCGAAGTCGGTCTTCTCGTCACGGAACTTCAGGAGCAAGGCTCGGCGAGGCGCGACAGTCTACCCCGCAACCAACTGGTGGCCGTCGCAAAAACTCTCATTCAAGCGGCTAACGAGGCTGGTGTCACGCTTGAGGCGGCCGCGGTGAAAAATCTCGCGAAGATTGCGGACCGTTGGCCACGCGAGCGGCGCTATCCTGAGCCTCTCGACACCAACGCAGAGCCGGAAGAGCGCCTTCCGCGCAAGCTCATCGTCGAGATTTTCGAGCGCCAAGTCCGCGGACGGACGTTCGTGTTCCAGCGATGCAACGGCATCAATATCGGCGACCGCCTGACCGACAATGCGATGACCGCCGATGACTATCGCTTCCACGACGCTTTCCATTACGCCTACGTCGCGGTGTTGGGGTGGTCTCCGGTCATCCGCGCGCTTTTCCGTCTCAAAAGGAAATCGGCGCCGAAGGTCGACGAGGCGCAGGATGGCGCACGCGCCACGCTGATTGAAGAGGGCATCACCACCTGGATCTTCGGGCAGGCGATTGAACTCGACCTTTTCGCCGGTATGAAGCCGGGCGATCTGCCGTTCGACCTGCTGAAACACGTCCGCCAGTTCGTGACGGGCTACGAGGCCGAGCGGTGTCCGTTATGGCTTTGGGAAGAAGCCATCCTGCAAGGCTATGCGGCGTTCCGCTTTCTGCGGGAGCACCGGCGCGGACGTCTCATCCTCGACCTGGACAAGCATCAAATGACGATCGAGCCTCTTTCGTGA
- a CDS encoding DUF932 domain-containing protein, which produces MNMQVLDMPRDRSGGYKVDVSCGERIGRVSSEWFSRPADERFLSLGALRDAVQARSDRSRTRVVESALIHVEARRDDPERIALIVPGADAPVAPTHWSFGQLASLVGAPAAYLRQLPAPLAAINLQHGLLTHRAEQVKTYESENGRTELRAVTGPDYGRIYDHELVEAVQRIAGNGTGDTRWKVPGVLDWSTGIYNPRVDVTQDTTTLYASDRDVFLFLVDDLNPIEAGRLPDGSPDLFFRGFYAWNSEVGAKTLGIASFYLRAVCQNRNLWGVEQFEEISIRHSKYAANRFAAEAAPALTAFADSSPSAFVAGIRAARERIVARTDEDRTDFLRRRGFSKADTGRIIDTVLAEEGHPPASIFDFVQGITAVARDKPHQDARLDLEGRAKKLLDRVA; this is translated from the coding sequence ATGAACATGCAGGTCCTGGATATGCCCCGCGATCGCAGCGGCGGCTACAAGGTGGATGTCAGCTGCGGCGAGCGGATCGGCCGGGTCTCATCGGAGTGGTTCTCGCGACCGGCGGACGAGCGCTTCCTGTCGCTTGGCGCGCTGCGCGACGCCGTGCAGGCGCGCTCTGACCGCAGCCGGACGCGCGTCGTCGAGAGCGCCCTGATCCACGTCGAGGCGCGGCGCGACGATCCCGAGCGGATCGCGCTGATCGTGCCGGGGGCCGACGCGCCGGTCGCGCCGACGCACTGGAGCTTCGGCCAGCTCGCCAGCCTCGTCGGCGCCCCCGCCGCCTATCTGCGGCAGCTCCCGGCTCCGCTCGCCGCGATCAACCTCCAGCATGGCCTGCTGACGCACCGCGCCGAGCAGGTGAAGACCTACGAGAGCGAGAACGGCCGCACCGAGCTGCGCGCCGTCACCGGCCCGGACTATGGCCGCATTTACGATCACGAGCTGGTCGAGGCCGTGCAGCGTATCGCCGGCAACGGCACCGGCGACACGCGCTGGAAGGTGCCGGGCGTACTCGACTGGTCGACCGGCATCTACAACCCGCGCGTCGACGTCACGCAGGATACGACCACGCTCTATGCCTCGGACCGCGACGTCTTCCTGTTCCTGGTCGACGATCTCAACCCCATCGAGGCCGGGCGCCTGCCCGACGGCTCGCCCGACTTGTTCTTCCGCGGCTTCTATGCCTGGAACTCTGAGGTGGGCGCCAAGACGCTCGGCATCGCCAGCTTCTACCTCCGCGCCGTCTGCCAGAACCGCAATCTCTGGGGCGTCGAGCAGTTCGAGGAGATCAGCATCCGGCACTCGAAGTACGCCGCCAACCGCTTCGCGGCCGAAGCCGCCCCGGCGCTGACCGCCTTCGCCGACTCTTCGCCGTCCGCCTTCGTCGCCGGCATCCGCGCCGCGCGCGAGCGCATCGTGGCACGCACCGACGAGGACCGCACCGACTTCCTGCGCCGGCGCGGCTTCTCGAAAGCCGACACGGGCCGGATCATCGATACCGTGCTGGCCGAGGAAGGCCATCCGCCCGCCAGCATCTTCGACTTCGTCCAGGGGATCACGGCGGTGGCGCGCGACAAGCCGCATCAGGATGCGCGGCTCGACCTCGAGGGCAGGGCGAAGAAGCTGCTCGACCGGGTGGCCTGA
- a CDS encoding ParB/RepB/Spo0J family partition protein, whose amino-acid sequence MATAVQKITLASSRDIPFNKLVLSQSNVRRVKAGVSLDDLAASIARRGLIQSLHVRAVLDGEGVETGMFEVPAGGRRYRALELLVKAKRLAKTAPVPCVVSDAASGILVEEISLAENDERAPLHPLDQFRAFQAMREKDMTEEAIAAAFFVGVNVVKQRLRLAAVAPALLDVYAEDGMTLDMLMAFTVSEDHARQEQVWAAISGSWQKEPWQIRRMLTESTVRASDKRALFVGVEAYEEAGGVVLRDLFQSDDGGWLQDAALLDRLATEKLRMLADEIAGEGWKWIEAAVSLPYGVAGSLRALVGTPLDLTAEEEATIAALAEENDRLVAEYEDADELPDAVDERLGEIEAALAAFDERPVRYDPAEIARAGVFVSIGNDGRLLVDRGYVRAEDEAPVVAEPEGEPGAVSDADRGDGDAVAATAAIQRAVITIGGAAADPEPEEEDGIRPLPDRLLAELTAHRTLALRDAVAGNPHVAMTALLHKLVLDTFRHRSGLGCLEASVRQVYFPAQADDLKDSPSARSVDERQAAWAADLPEDDEALWDWLVALDDASRMALLAHCVAFGVNALYEKPNPHSGHGISEHSLDVRLAHADRLAHATGLDMVAAGWRPTAANYLGRVTKARIVEAVREGAGERSAQLIGHLKKGDMAKEAERLLADSGWLPEPLRLAGADTPVAETADDAGGGDALPAFLTEGDGEDDPAEADEDETVLLAAE is encoded by the coding sequence ATGGCGACAGCCGTTCAGAAGATCACGCTCGCATCGTCGCGCGACATCCCCTTCAACAAGCTGGTGCTGAGCCAGTCCAACGTCCGGCGGGTCAAGGCCGGCGTCTCGCTCGACGACCTCGCTGCCTCGATCGCCCGGCGCGGGCTGATCCAGTCGTTGCATGTCCGGGCCGTGCTGGACGGCGAAGGCGTCGAGACCGGCATGTTCGAGGTGCCGGCGGGCGGGCGCCGCTACCGGGCGCTGGAACTGCTGGTGAAGGCCAAGCGCCTCGCCAAAACCGCGCCGGTGCCGTGCGTCGTGTCGGACGCGGCGAGCGGCATCCTGGTCGAGGAGATCTCGCTCGCCGAGAACGACGAGCGCGCACCGCTGCACCCGCTCGACCAGTTCCGCGCCTTTCAGGCGATGCGCGAGAAGGACATGACCGAGGAGGCGATCGCCGCCGCCTTCTTCGTCGGCGTCAACGTCGTCAAGCAGCGGCTGCGCCTCGCCGCGGTCGCGCCGGCCTTGCTCGACGTCTATGCCGAGGACGGCATGACGCTCGACATGCTGATGGCCTTCACCGTCAGCGAGGACCACGCGCGCCAGGAGCAGGTGTGGGCAGCAATCTCCGGCTCGTGGCAGAAGGAACCGTGGCAGATCCGGCGGATGCTGACCGAGTCCACCGTCCGCGCCTCAGACAAGCGGGCGCTCTTCGTCGGCGTCGAGGCGTACGAGGAGGCCGGCGGCGTGGTTCTGCGCGACCTGTTCCAGTCCGACGACGGCGGCTGGTTGCAGGATGCCGCGCTGCTCGATCGGCTTGCGACAGAGAAGCTGCGCATGCTCGCCGACGAGATCGCGGGCGAAGGCTGGAAGTGGATCGAGGCGGCGGTGAGCCTGCCCTACGGTGTCGCGGGCAGCCTCCGCGCCCTCGTCGGCACGCCGCTCGACCTGACCGCCGAGGAGGAAGCCACCATCGCCGCGCTCGCGGAGGAGAACGACCGCCTCGTCGCCGAGTATGAGGATGCGGACGAACTGCCCGACGCGGTGGACGAGCGGCTCGGCGAGATCGAGGCCGCGCTCGCCGCCTTCGACGAGCGCCCGGTCCGCTACGACCCGGCCGAGATCGCGCGCGCCGGCGTGTTCGTGTCGATCGGCAACGACGGGCGGCTGCTGGTCGATCGCGGCTATGTCCGCGCCGAGGACGAGGCGCCGGTTGTCGCCGAGCCGGAGGGCGAGCCCGGTGCGGTGTCGGACGCCGATCGCGGCGATGGCGACGCGGTCGCGGCTACCGCAGCGATCCAGCGCGCCGTCATCACCATCGGCGGCGCGGCGGCGGACCCCGAGCCGGAGGAGGAAGACGGCATCCGTCCGCTGCCCGACCGACTGCTGGCCGAGCTGACCGCACACCGCACGCTGGCGCTGCGCGATGCCGTCGCCGGCAACCCGCACGTCGCCATGACGGCGCTGCTGCACAAGCTCGTGCTCGACACCTTCCGCCATCGATCTGGACTCGGCTGCCTCGAAGCCTCGGTGCGACAGGTCTACTTCCCGGCGCAGGCCGACGACCTCAAGGACAGCCCGTCCGCCCGGTCCGTGGACGAGAGGCAGGCGGCGTGGGCGGCCGATCTGCCCGAGGACGACGAGGCGCTGTGGGACTGGCTCGTCGCGCTCGACGATGCCAGCCGCATGGCGCTGCTCGCGCACTGCGTCGCCTTCGGGGTCAACGCGCTCTACGAGAAGCCGAACCCGCACAGCGGGCATGGCATCAGCGAGCATAGCCTGGATGTCCGCCTGGCCCATGCCGACCGGCTGGCCCACGCGACCGGGCTCGACATGGTGGCGGCGGGCTGGCGGCCGACCGCGGCCAACTATCTCGGCCGCGTGACCAAGGCGCGCATCGTCGAGGCCGTGCGCGAGGGGGCCGGCGAACGGTCCGCCCAGCTCATCGGCCATCTGAAGAAGGGCGACATGGCGAAGGAGGCCGAGCGCCTGCTTGCCGACAGCGGCTGGCTGCCCGAGCCGCTGCGCCTCGCTGGAGCGGACACGCCCGTCGCGGAGACCGCCGACGATGCCGGCGGCGGCGACGCCCTGCCGGCCTTCCTCACCGAGGGTGATGGCGAGGACGATCCCGCCGAGGCCGACGAGGACGAGACCGTCCTGCTCGCGGCCGAGTGA